A stretch of the Chloroflexota bacterium genome encodes the following:
- a CDS encoding DUF4386 domain-containing protein, whose amino-acid sequence MNTSNKTARIAGFLYLIYIVVHAFANVIGRSKIIVFGDAAATAQNIMAAEWQFRVGFVSDLISAVLFLLTAWALYVLLKPVNKNVALLFLLLNLGGVAIECSSDLFLVASSLLLSGADYLKVFQTDQLQALSMLSLYLYKNGFTIAQIFFGAWLFPLGYLVFKSGFLPRILGIVLMIHCAFWLMTALQPFLFPGFDAITYVSYPLGFIAEFGLTLWLLIKGVKEQE is encoded by the coding sequence ATGAACACAAGCAACAAGACCGCAAGAATAGCTGGGTTCCTGTATCTGATTTACATCGTAGTTCACGCCTTTGCGAATGTGATTGGTCGTTCGAAAATCATTGTATTCGGAGATGCCGCCGCAACTGCCCAAAATATTATGGCTGCTGAGTGGCAATTCCGTGTCGGCTTCGTGAGCGATCTAATCTCGGCGGTGTTATTTCTTTTGACGGCTTGGGCTTTGTACGTGTTATTAAAACCGGTGAATAAAAACGTTGCCCTGCTGTTCTTGCTATTGAACCTGGGGGGTGTCGCTATCGAATGTTCTAGCGATCTTTTTCTAGTTGCCAGCTCGTTACTTTTGAGTGGCGCTGATTACTTGAAGGTATTCCAAACCGATCAACTGCAAGCACTGTCAATGTTATCTCTGTATTTATACAAAAATGGGTTCACCATCGCCCAGATATTTTTTGGTGCTTGGCTCTTTCCGCTTGGCTATTTGGTTTTCAAGTCGGGCTTCCTTCCCAGGATATTGGGCATCGTGTTGATGATCCATTGTGCTTTCTGGCTGATGACGGCGCTTCAGCCCTTCCTTTTTCCCGGCTTCGACGCAATAACCTATGTCAGCTACCCGCTTGGATTCATTGCGGAATTTGGACTTACTTTGTGGCTGTTGATTAAG
- a CDS encoding DUF4386 domain-containing protein has product METNKKTAVIVGILFIIGTTSGVLAGVVTAPIMAGSPYPLNVSASETQWIIGTLFVLLMGLSLAMVPVMLYPIFKKHDEVLAFGSVLFRGVLEAVCETLLVISMFLLLTVSEIYGKTGAADASNFQTLGSTLIAAGDWIQQIGGIVFSVGTLMIFVLFYQTRLIPRWLSGWGLIGAVLYFFAKIVSMFSPLHLAPVIGEGIGLLLVPTAIQEMVFAVWMIVKGFNPSAIAALSAKRD; this is encoded by the coding sequence ATGGAAACAAACAAAAAGACCGCTGTGATTGTTGGAATTCTATTCATCATTGGAACAACTTCCGGTGTCCTAGCCGGTGTTGTTACCGCCCCGATCATGGCAGGTTCGCCGTACCCGCTCAATGTATCTGCAAGTGAAACCCAATGGATTATCGGAACACTCTTCGTCTTGCTGATGGGATTATCCCTCGCCATGGTTCCGGTTATGTTGTACCCGATCTTTAAAAAGCATGATGAAGTCCTGGCATTCGGGTCAGTCCTGTTTAGGGGAGTACTTGAAGCAGTATGCGAAACGCTCCTGGTGATCAGTATGTTCCTGTTATTGACCGTTAGCGAGATCTATGGAAAGACTGGAGCCGCCGATGCATCCAATTTTCAAACACTGGGTTCTACGCTCATCGCCGCAGGAGATTGGATCCAACAGATCGGGGGAATCGTTTTCAGCGTCGGTACGTTGATGATCTTCGTCCTGTTTTATCAAACCCGGCTCATTCCGCGATGGCTGTCCGGCTGGGGTCTTATTGGCGCAGTGTTGTACTTCTTTGCCAAAATTGTAAGCATGTTTAGCCCGTTGCACTTGGCTCCAGTAATCGGTGAGGGAATAGGGCTATTATTGGTCCCGACTGCCATTCAGGAAATGGTCTTTGCGGTCTGGATGATCGTGAAGGGATTCAATCCATCGGCGATCGCTGCCCTGTCTGCTAAAAGGGATTAA